The following proteins come from a genomic window of Pichia kudriavzevii chromosome 1, complete sequence:
- a CDS encoding uncharacterized protein (PKUD0A01570; Pfam Domains: MAN1_C(3.4e-20)) — translation MDSSQYLSPEFNPWTLRVKDLRPLLASHGIRASPRDRKADLVRLFNTDLRPKLTESLNTNNPKNNNNNTDTIDTTNNPLKRRRLSNVDEPSIPYTRSTPATAEPPVSLQLQPPLKRRKGRKRDAKSRATELTATEDGKNGHLDNGSKVRENANSKGNETTIIRGLFKRDTPVKFEDTEFNDKVIFGDVVPRHISSLTNNRPSEVGDEIAAHSTFIEQDHGLTAKVKQEPVSAPSSPGRLESTPFPPLHQGSLSSNRQDLSSHTPTDLEENSFDSIKNTINAPIVTNDDTSRLALSGPTVDIRDGSFAPQTPRNSSPLTHSESGNPVSCSSLSFDTPTRQTESLLESVSEGVDESALLGDLQHDFELENSKIAQEANVTLQKINAREKFALYRYSFIKLTISWLLFLLLTYVFVLYRHERIKVGFCNVDGSSTPAENIFSLQCVPCPPHATCFSESRLSCHQDYILYAPLFWSLGGILPTFNKCILDSTKIKKINKITKEILNLLSRRNAEFNCGDANDEIASLSWNQIVEIVDQRLLLDRNDANHDYFWNRVKLLVPSMVNIRETKHGLRSTSLHHLTFRCRLKRFFMTILLRYKIYWLCLSLLLTFLSFVFHRVNQLIRRNEHHHRLVADILKKLQRQAKDNGNGNGNGIQAQKYIPKIHLRDFYLPQLNDLTRDSRKTVWNSVVKEVEQNSNVKVDDIEVNGDIMRVWTWNSGF, via the coding sequence ATGGACTCGTCACAGTACCTATCGCCCGAGTTCAATCCATGGACGCTGCGGGTGAAGGATCTTCGCCCGCTGTTGGCAAGCCATGGGATCAGGGCGTCGCCAAGGGACAGAAAGGCGGATCTTGTACGTCTCTTCAACACAGATCTGCGTCCGAAACTTACTGAGAGTCTTAACACCAATAATCccaaaaacaacaacaacaatacaGACACTATAGACACTACTAACAACCCTTTAAAGCGCCGCCGATTAAGCAATGTTGATGAGCCGTCAATTCCATATACTAGAAGTACACCTGCAACAGCTGAGCCACCTGTATCTTTACAATTACAACCACCACTTAAACGCCGGAAGGGGCGGAAAAGGGACGCCAAGAGCCGTGCGACGGAGTTAACGGCGACGGAGGACGGAAAAAATGGCCATCTCGATAACGGCAGTAAAGTGAGGGAGAACGCCAACAGTAAGGGTAACGAGACAACCATTATCCGAGGACTCTTCAAAAGAGACACACCGGTAAAGTTTGAGGATACAGAGTTTAACGATAAGGTAATTTTCGGCGATGTTGTTCCGAGACATATTTCCTCATTAACTAATAATAGACCTTCAGAGGTTGGCGATGAAATTGCTGCTCATAGCACCTTCATTGAACAAGACCATGGCTTGACTGCCAAAGTCAAACAAGAACCGGTTTCCGCCCCCTCGTCTCCAGGAAGATTAGAATCTACTCCATTTCCCCCTTTACATCAAGGCTCTCTGTCTTCTAACCGGCAAGATTTGTCATCCCACACCCCCACAGaccttgaagaaaattcatTTGACTCTATTAAGAATACCATCAATGCGCCAATTGTCACCAATGACGACACCAGTCGCCTGGCTTTATCCGGTCCCACCGTTGATATTAGAGATGGCAGTTTTGCTCCTCAAACTCCGAGAAACAGCTCCCCATTGACACATTCGGAGTCCGGCAACCCGGTTTCGTGCTCTTCCCTGTCATTTGACACTCCAACTCGCCAAACGGAGTCTCTCCTTGAGAGCGTCTCTGAAGGTGTTGACGAATCTGCCCTTCTTGGTGATCTACAACATGACTTTGAATTGGAGAATTCTAAAATCGCCCAAGAAGCAAATGTGACATTACAAAAGATAAATGCAAGGGAGAAATTTGCCCTTTATCGGTACAGTTTCATCAAACTGACAATCTCCTGGTTGCTTTTTCTATTATTAACATATGTCTTTGTTCTTTATAGACACGAGAGGATCAAAGTGGGGTTCTGTAACGTTGATGGCTCATCCACTCCTGCTGAAAATATCTTCAGTCTACAATGTGTTCCATGTCCGCCCCACGCAACTTGTTTCTCGGAATCGAGATTGTCCTGTCATCAGGACTATATCTTATATGCCCCTCTCTTTTGGTCTCTTGGAGGAATATTACCTACTTTTAATAAGTGCATTTTGGATTCTACCAAGatcaagaaaatcaacaaaatcacCAAGGAGATTCTCAACTTACTATCAAGGAGAAATGCAGAATTTAATTGCGGTGATGCCAATGATGAGATTGCTTCCCTTAGTTGGAACCAAATTGTCGAAATTGTAGACCAACGTCTATTGCTTGATAGAAACGACGCCAATCACGATTATTTCTGGAACAGAGTGAAACTCTTGGTTCCATCGATGGTCAACATCAGGGAAACCAAACATGGTCTAAGGTCAACATCTCTCCATCACTTGACATTCAGATGCCGCTTGAAGAGGTTCTTTATGACCATACTACTAAGGTACAAAATCTACTGGTTGTGCTTGTCTCTTCTATTGACTTTCCTATCGTTTGTGTTTCATAGAGTTAATCAACTCATACGTAGAAATGAGCACCACCATCGTCTGGTGGCAGACATTCTAAAGAAACTACAGAGGCAAGCCAAAGACAACGGGAACGGGAACGGGAACGGGATCCAGGCACAGAAATACATACCTAAAATCCATCTACGCGATTTCTATCTCCCTCAGTTGAACGATTTAACGAGGGACAGTAGAAAAACGGTATGGAACAGTGTCGTTAAGGAAGTCGAACAAAACTCAAATGTGAAAGTGGATGATATAGAAGTGAACGGCGATATAATGCGAGTATGGACGTGGAATAGTGGGTTTTAG
- a CDS encoding uncharacterized protein (PKUD0A01580; similar to Saccharomyces cerevisiae YGL148W (ARO2); ancestral locus Anc_2.318), whose product MSTFGTIFRVTTYGESHCKSVGCIVDGVPPNMSLTEADIQPQLTRRRPGQSKLTTPRNEKDQVEIQSGTEFGKTLGTPIAMVVKNQDQRPHDYSDMDNYPRPSHADYTYQMKYGIKASSGGGRSSARETIGRVAAGAIAEKFLKQINDVEIVAFVSSVGDCSIDRSCLNPEFMELLQNITRDQVDAAGPIRCPIPEKAKEMTKIVETVRDEQDSIGGVVTCVIRNCPIGLGEPAFDKLEALLAHAMLSIPASKGFEIGSGFEGTKIKGSLHNDPFVQKGDRLGTITNKSGGIQGGISNGENIYFSVPFKSPATICQGQNTATYDGQEGVLNSKGRHDPNVVPRAIPIIEAMAALVIADAYLIQKSRESSFNAVY is encoded by the coding sequence ATGTCCACATTTGGTACTATCTTCCGTGTCACTACATACGGTGAATCCCATTGCAAATCTGTAGGATGTATTGTCGATGGTGTTCCACCAAACATGTCACTTACGGAGGCTGACATCCAGCCACAGCTCACAAGACGTCGTCCTGGCCAGTCCAAACTAACAACTCcaagaaatgaaaaggaCCAAGTTGAAATCCAATCAGGTACAGAGTTTGGTAAAACCTTGGGTACTCCCATCGCCATGGTTGTCAAGAATCAAGACCAAAGACCTCATGACTACTCCGACATGGATAATTACCCAAGACCTTCACATGCGGACTACACTTACCAGATGAAGTATGGTATCAAGGCTTCATCAGGTGGTGGCCGGTCTTCTGCTAGAGAAACCATTGGTCGTGTTGCAGCGGGTGCAATTGCTGAAAAATTCCTAAAGCAAAtcaatgatgttgaaattgttgcATTTGTCTCCTCAGTTGGCGATTGTTCCATCGATAGATCCTGCTTAAATCCAGAGTTTATGGAATTGCTACAAAATATCACCAGAGATCAGGTTGATGCTGCAGGTCCAATCAGATGCCCAATCCCTGAGAAGGCAAAGGAAATGACCAAAATCGTTGAAACGGTCAGAGACGAACAGGATTCAATTGGTGGTGTCGTCACTTGTGTCATTCGTAACTGCCCAATAGGTTTAGGAGAACCAGCCTTTGATAAATTAGAGGCATTATTGGCTCACGCAATGTTGTCAATCCCTGCTTCAAAGGGCTTTGAGATTGGTTCAGGCTTTGAAGGTACTAAAATTAAAGGTTCTTTACATAACGATCCATTTGTACAAAAGGGCGATAGACTGGGTACCATCACTAATAAGTCCGGTGGTATCCAAGGTGGTATCTCTAACGGTGAAAATATCTACTTCTCCGTCCCATTCAAATCACCAGCTACAATTTGTCAAGGCCAAAATACGGCAACTTACGATGGTCAGGAGGGTGTCTTAAACTCAAAGGGTAGACATGATCCAAATGTCGTTCCTAGAGCTATCCCTATCATTGAAGCTATGGCCGCTTTAGTCATTGCAGATGCTTACTTGATTCAGAAATCAAGAGAATCCTCATTTAATGCTGTCTATTAA
- a CDS encoding uncharacterized protein (PKUD0A01600; Pfam Domains: Glyco_transf_15(9.4e-136)): MGKVLSYRYLTCQVALLFVFLVFFLIYLLSVDWDFTFIWKSTPKVELFNDNDIEIRIKEGVDSANRVQDATLFTLCQNTDLGGMLHSIKSVEERFNNRYHYPWVFANDVPFSDDFKDRISEAVSGNAIFTTIPKQYWEVPANIDMKYVEMQLKKMKAEGVLYGGNLSYRQMCRFNSGFFYKLEALKEYEWYWRVEPNIKFKCDIPYDPFQVMKKEEKVYGFALAMIEDPRTIRRLWKTTRDYFETQEDWASKIPESSHYNKFDDDSRSLEFIEQNVDAKEMVRGDFNLCHYWTNFEIANLDFFRSPNYENYFQILDNTGNFFYERWGDAPVHTLAVSYLLPVSKIKYFDNTGYFHETIGNCPREKSLHRELNCMCSRYTEFSWNVYSAVPRWFEAFGLPLPREKHY; encoded by the coding sequence ATGGGGAAAGTTCTATCTTATAGGTATTTGACATGTCAGGTAGCTCTCCTGTTTGTATTCCTTGTGTTTTTCCTGATATATTTGCTGTCAGTAGATTGGGATTTTACGTTTATATGGAAATCAACACCAAAAGTTGAATTGTTCAACGATAATGACATTGAAATCCGTATAAAGGAAGGTGTAGACTCTGCGAATCGTGTTCAGGATGCTACATTATTTACTCTTTGCCAGAACACAGACCTGGGTGGAATGCTACATAGCATCAAATCGGTTGAAGAACGGTTTAACAATCGCTATCATTATCCATGGGTTTTCGCCAATGATGTGCCATTTagtgatgatttcaaagatagAATATCAGAAGCTGTTAGTGGAAATGCGATTTTCACCACAATACCAAAACAGTATTGGGAGGTGCCTGCTAATATTGATATGAAATATGTTGAGATGCAACtaaagaagatgaaggCAGAGGGAGTCCTATATGGTGGAAATCTTTCATATAGACAAATGTGTCGATTCAACTCTGGGTTTTTCTATAAGCTAGAAGCTTTGAAGGAATACGAATGGTATTGGAGAGTGGAGCCAAACATTAAGTTCAAATGCGATATTCCATATGATCCATTCCAAGTTAtgaagaaagaggaaaaagtATATGGGTTTGCATTAGCGATGATAGAAGATCCAAGGACGATAAGGAGGTTATGGAAAACAACTAGAGATTATTTTGAAACCCAAGAAGACTGGGCTAGTAAGATTCCAGAGAGTAGCCATTACAACAAGTTTGACGATGATTCAAGGTCTCTTGAATTCATTGAGCAAAATGTGGATGCTAAAGAAATGGTCCGTGGTGACTTCAACCTCTGTCACTATTGGacaaactttgaaattgccaacttggatttttttAGGAGTCCCAATTATGAAAActatttccaaattctgGATAATACCGGTAATTTTTTCTATGAACGATGGGGAGATGCCCCTGTACATACGTTAGCAGTCAGTTATTTACTACCTgtatccaaaatcaaatactTTGATAACACAGGGTATTTTCACGAAACAATCGGCAACTGTCCTAGAGAGAAGAGTCTTCATCGAGAACTAAATTGTATGTGTTCCCGGTATACAGAGTTTAGTTGGAATGTTTACTCGGCTGTTCCGCGTTGGTTCGAGGCCTTTGGACTCCCCCTGCCCAGAGAGAAACACTATTAA
- a CDS encoding uncharacterized protein (PKUD0A01610; similar to Saccharomyces cerevisiae YGL181W (GTS1); ancestral locus Anc_8.142) — MGKSKQNHQERVLLDLLNSPVNRNKCGECKAHDPTWASWNLGVFLCGRCASGHRSLGRHISRVKSLSMENWSKHELDVLGRIGNKRNNQFWNEKSIPFTFEADDKDELVMWLRRKYTGKFRYGPVTDKDYNLDDDWGDRTDDYGFDKIKTSKRGYFTSLSSDNIGPTRSMRRAQERSMSYDGEDYGYDDDYPSRNRRGSARSSASPVHTSSSSSVGRSMRLTYRRPTDTEYRKYGDMSRKMKYDLGYEDEDSNIEALSMTHGNIPKAVEILKQNGSKPSNANNSRSSVSSYSNRVEPNKTPSLPARKQETGAIFDSSKAGGFNWLDDTVSTSVTTMDTGNAADNNIYQYVDPTTGNVYYIDAQGQQYIDPSQQQQMQQFDNTMIPQQQIQQPMAPQQTVNPFQQPIMGGVLPLQGQPDLTLNQLQQQQLQQQQQQQIQMQIQMQQTHQLQQQQQQQQQQPFFNGY; from the coding sequence atgGGTAAATCTAAGCAGAATCACCAGGAGAGAGTGTTGTTAGACCTTCTAAACTCCCCTGTtaatagaaacaaatgTGGAGAATGTAAAGCACATGACCCTACTTGGGCTTCATGGAACTTGGGTGTTTTCTTATGCGGGAGATGTGCTAGTGGTCACCGTTCACTTGGTCGCCACATTTCCCGTGTGAAATCATTGTCAATGGAAAACTGGAGTAAACACGAACTGGATGTTTTAGGGAGAATTGGAAATAAGCGCAACAACCAATTTTGGAATGAGAAGAGTATCCCATTCACGTTTGAAGCGGATGACAAAGACGAGTTGGTGATGTGGTTGAGACGTAAGTATACTGGTAAGTTCAGGTACGGTCCGGTGACAGACAAGGACTACAATTTGGACGACGATTGGGGCGACAGAACAGATGATTATGgctttgataaaattaaaacctCTAAGCGTGGCTATTTCACTAGTTTGTCATCGGACAACATTGGTCCAACGAGATCGATGAGAAGGGCGCAAGAAAGAAGCATGAGCTATGACGGCGAAGACTATGgttatgatgatgactaTCCTAGTAGAAATAGACGCGGAAGCGCCAGAAGCTCTGCCTCCCCTGTTCATACCtcatcctcatcttcaGTTGGAAGGTCAATGAGGCTCACATATAGACGGCCAACGGATACTGAGTATAGAAAATATGGAGATATGAGTAGAAAAATGAAGTACGATTTGGGATATGAAGACGAAGATAGTAATATTGAAGCTTTATCGATGACCCATGGTAATATTCCAAAGGCAGTTGAGATTCTGAAGCAAAATGGATCAAAACCAAGCAATGCCAACAATTCACGATCCTCAGTTTCATCTTATTCTAACAGAGTTGAACCCAATAAAACTCCTTCGTTACCTGccagaaaacaagaaactgGTGCCATTTTTGATTCCAGTAAGGCTGGAGGTTTCAACTGGTTGGATGATACTGTGTCTACAAGTGTTACAACCATGGATACAGGAAATGCAGCAGATAACAACATCTACCAATATGTGGATCCTACTACTGGTAACGTCTACTATATTGACGCCCAGGGACAACAGTATATTGATCCAAgccaacaacaacaaatgcAACAATTTGATAATACTATGATTCCTCAACAGCAAATCCAGCAACCTATGGCTCCTCAACAAACAGTGAATCCTTTTCAGCAACCCATAATGGGTGGtgttcttcctcttcaagGACAACCTGATTTAACCTTGAACCAActgcaacagcaacagctacaacaacagcaacagcaacagattcaaatgcaaattcaaatgcaGCAAACGCATCAGctccaacaacaacaacaacaacaacaacaacaaccgTTTTTCAACGGTTACTAA
- a CDS encoding uncharacterized protein (PKUD0A01590), whose product MKPVVFALLFSLLQTVFTLTHQDVIYDYNGRQVYIHLHNHDRKELDTKGMSSNKIFRIPFNSKFDTGDTIANSTITSPTNELCKIVIANSTLLSFCPSSDETTLDVNKYSSDKDAWEPISLASQMSYLNDSNYLYTNTDPSGVYIFSGLLGRSVSTIMTRLDINSWNFTDATSRIQPAPFYKSTTLQINTNTQVLFGGISANNDLVSMMQIPVWQYNSWAERPCKIGTVEGLESRVNPLVLPVFSRDNPYFQNGNLTNFEVSSVLMIGGKTMDDRNAQPRIASLNVSSSLLSWEWKSLSTANGSNDTTSLYRSLDDIVAASTIYDTLIAIKVNETRKRDSSNDAHKYYIELFNATTLEPLDGVDYSHLQDIELVGSHTSKSTIIAISVIIPVLVIILVVILITWLYKRYKEKKEQELHDREVKEIVDFYQNQHKRNSQLTLTTSDSDYKSSDGSAFEYNIRVSNYQDDDNLSLSSWRKKRKQYLEERLMYKLNKPLRKTNNPLSRSLSVASNFMGTLSRKNSTQSSIATFVTAPSSVTEQQNKDSRITNSAGDDSLTSDNPFQSELYTIKSNTSDTNASLAEPPPAVPKHSTFFTLNRTNSNLHHIPEDSSINTFHSENLGFITLNQAYGSSPQHQYMKTIEKRMSYPVYASSLSSSSSYYESSFSSSASPSRSPSRSLIKSPPRSPGRSINTRTRPLSMVSIMPSINSVDSGADESFVNDTTIMETIGEAETGSIIERDNDNMEVQVLVGHKRRSKLRVVNPDDALEEEEVKSRCSSSGSSKVHSNFEVRQRVASREESIHEEIEDEKRGRGVNIEKH is encoded by the coding sequence ATGAAACCGGTGGTGTTTGCACTGCTTTTTTCGTTGCTTCAAACAGTGTTTACACTAACACATCAGGACGTTATTTATGATTACAACGGAAGACAGGTTTACATACACTTACACAACCATGACAGAAAAGAGCTGGATACCAAAGGAATGTCGtcaaacaaaatatttCGAATACCATTTAATTCAAAGTTTGATACTGGTGATACAATTGCTAATTCAACGATCACATCACCTACAAACGAACTTTGTAAGATCGTTATTGCAAATTCAACACTTCTGTCGTTTTGCCCCTCTTCGGATGAAACCACCCTTGATGTTAATAAATATTCTTCCGACAAAGATGCATGGGAACCAATAAGCTTAGCCTCTCAAATGTCTTATCTGAATGATTCTAATTATCTGTACACAAATACTGATCCTTCCGGGGTTTACATTTTTTCGGGATTACTCGGCAGGTCAGTAAGCACAATTATGACTCGACTAGATATAAATTCGTGGAATTTTACAGACGCAACATCCAGAATTCAACCTGCTCCATTttacaaatcaacaacattaCAAATAAATACCAATACACAGGTTTTATTTGGTGGTATCTCAGCAAACAATGACTTGGTAAGTATGATGCAAATTCCAGTTTGGCAATATAATAGCTGGGCAGAAAGACCATGCAAAATTGGAACAGTGGAAGGTTTAGAATCGAGAGTTAATCCTCTAGTTTTGCCAGTGTTCAGTAGGGACAATccatattttcaaaatggtaATTTAACCAATTTTGAAGTTTCATCCGTTCTAATGATTGGTGGCAAAACTATGGATGATAGAAACGCACAACCACGAATTGCTTCACTAAATGtatcatcttcactttTATCATGGGAATGGAAAAGTTTATCAACAGCCAATGGTTCAAATGATACCACTAGTTTGTATCGATCTTTGGACGATATTGTTGCAGCAAGTACTATCTATGATACTTTGATTGCCATCAAAGTAAATGAAACAAGAAAGAGAGATAGTTCGAATGATGCTCACAAATATTATATTGAATTGTTCAATGCAACCACGTTAGAGCCTCTCGATGGTGTTGATTATAGTCACCTACAAGATATAGAGTTAGTTGGATCGCATACTAGTAAAAGTACAATCATAGCAATTTCTGTTATTATTCCTGTTTTGGTGATTATACTTGTTGTGATCTTGATCACATGGCTATATAAGAGATacaaggaaaagaaagaacaggAATTACACGATAGGGAAGTTaaggaaattgttgatttttatcaaaatcagcaTAAAAGGAATTCACAACTAACCTTAACAACATCCGATTCAGATTATAAATCAAGTGACGGGTCTGCGTTTGAGTATAATATTAGAGTCAGCAATTATCAGGATGATGATAACTTATCATTGAGTTCatggagaaaaaagagaaaacagTATTTGGAGGAAAGACTAATGTACAAACTCAACAAGCCattgaggaaaacaaacaacCCACTGAGTCGTTCTTTATCAGTCGCCAGTAATTTTATGGGCACATTGTCTAGAAAGAACTCGACCCAATCATCGATTGCTACATTTGTTACAGCACCTAGCTCAGTCACTGAACAGCAGAATAAGGATTCAAGGATTACCAATTCAGCAGGGGATGATAGTTTAACCAGTGACAATCCATTTCAGAGTGAACTGTATACGATAAAATCCAATACTTCTGATACTAATGCAAGCTTAGCCGAGCCCCCACCCGCCGTACCTAAACATTCGACATTTTTCACTTTGAACAGAACAAATTCGAATTTACATCACATACCTGAAGACTCATCAATAAATACTTTTCATTCTGAAAATTTAGGATTTATAACACTGAACCAAGCATATGGAAGCTCGCCTCAACACCAATACATGAAGACTATCGAAAAGAGAATGTCATATCCAGTTTATGCGTCGTCATTATCCAGTAGTTCATCTTATTACGAATCGTCATTTTCATCGTCTGCATCACCTAGTAGGTCGCCTAGCAGATCTCTAATTAAATCGCCACCTCGGTCGCCTGGTAGGAGCATCAACACAAGAACACGGCCCCTATCTATGGTCTCTATTATGCCATCAATCAATTCGGTTGATAGTGGAGCCGATGAGTCATTTGTAAATGATACAACCATTATGGAAACTATTGGTGAGGCTGAAACTGGGTCCATTATTGAACGAGACAACGATAATATGGAGGTCCAAGTGCTGGTTGGTCATAAGAGAAGGTCGAAACTACGTGTTGTTAATCCTGATGATGCgttggaagaagaagaagtaaaGAGTCGTTGCTCGAGTTCAGGGAGTTCAAAGGTGCATTCTAACTTCGAAGTACGTCAAAGAGTTGCCAGTAGGGAAGAATCTATACacgaagaaattgaagatgagaaAAGGGGGAGGGGAGTTAACATAGAGAAGCATTAG